A genomic region of Petrotoga sibirica DSM 13575 contains the following coding sequences:
- the nagA gene encoding N-acetylglucosamine-6-phosphate deacetylase has product MKLEKVLIVDPINGEFNGDIEIKGKKISAVIRKDFDYKEFNTIIMPGFVDPHTHAQKGIDTMHATKEEFKSWAKNNFSYGVTTFLPTTVSASKEQILKVLDNIEDVNSSIEGVHLEGPYINKGKKGAQNPQYIRNPSLEELKDIINDKVKLITMAPEVNGFFEAMNYLKEKNIIISLGHTSANFDIFKKAFESGVNRITHFSNALTPLHHRNIGGTGSGFYFDFNIEMICDGIHLSPEFVMLVYKIKGADKIILITDSMAAAGLKDGEYELGGLTVTVKNNQARLSDGTIAGSTLLFNEGVKNFKRFTNCTLQELAKVSSYNALQDLHIYDKGRIEVGYYANLVILDKDLNVKETIFEGEKVF; this is encoded by the coding sequence ATGAAATTAGAAAAAGTGTTAATTGTTGATCCTATAAATGGAGAATTTAATGGAGACATCGAAATAAAAGGCAAAAAGATTTCTGCAGTTATAAGAAAAGATTTTGATTATAAAGAGTTTAATACCATCATTATGCCTGGTTTTGTAGATCCCCACACTCATGCACAAAAGGGTATAGATACGATGCATGCAACAAAGGAAGAGTTCAAAAGTTGGGCAAAAAATAATTTTTCATATGGTGTAACTACCTTTTTGCCAACAACTGTTTCAGCCTCTAAAGAACAGATCTTAAAAGTTTTGGATAATATAGAAGATGTGAATTCTTCAATCGAAGGAGTTCATTTGGAAGGTCCTTATATAAACAAAGGAAAAAAGGGAGCACAGAACCCTCAATATATAAGAAATCCTTCTTTGGAGGAACTAAAAGATATAATTAACGATAAAGTGAAATTAATAACCATGGCACCAGAAGTTAACGGTTTTTTTGAAGCAATGAATTATCTTAAAGAAAAAAATATAATAATCTCATTAGGCCATACTTCAGCAAATTTTGATATCTTCAAAAAAGCTTTCGAATCAGGAGTCAACAGAATCACCCATTTTTCAAATGCGTTAACACCACTACACCATAGAAACATTGGAGGAACAGGTTCTGGCTTTTATTTCGATTTTAACATAGAAATGATATGTGATGGGATTCATCTCTCTCCTGAGTTTGTGATGTTAGTATACAAAATAAAAGGAGCAGACAAAATTATATTGATAACCGACTCTATGGCTGCGGCAGGTTTAAAAGACGGTGAATACGAGTTGGGCGGTTTGACCGTCACAGTAAAAAACAATCAAGCAAGACTTAGTGATGGAACAATCGCTGGGAGTACTCTACTTTTCAACGAAGGTGTCAAAAATTTTAAAAGATTTACCAATTGTACACTACAAGAACTTGCAAAGGTATCCTCATATAACGCACTTCAAGACCTACATATTTACGATAAGGGAAGGATTGAAGTTGGTTATTACGCAAACCTTGTCATTTTAGACAAAGACCTGAACGTGAAAGAAACCATATTCGAAGGTGAAAAG
- a CDS encoding GntR family transcriptional regulator, whose protein sequence is MEEAPIPLYYKLYLDLKRELEEDYKKGDKLLTENEICDKFGVSRLTVRRALEELSKEGLITRKRGQGTFYTGKKQEEELTRLTGFTDEAVKQGHSTKSVVLENRLIEIPPELVEEFKVPKDGRVVLLKRIRFLDEDPYAIETAYLNPNADIRVLNIIERDMSKESLYRILTNEYGIKFTHAVETLEVTSLNKEQAKFLSQNEGSIAALRTRYTYIEDKKCIEYVKSVYRGDKYKFKIVRKA, encoded by the coding sequence ATGGAAGAAGCCCCTATTCCGCTATATTATAAACTTTATCTGGACTTAAAAAGAGAATTAGAGGAAGATTATAAAAAAGGAGATAAGTTGTTAACAGAGAACGAGATATGCGATAAATTTGGTGTTTCGCGTTTGACCGTAAGAAGAGCACTGGAAGAGCTCTCAAAAGAAGGTTTAATAACAAGAAAAAGAGGGCAAGGTACTTTTTATACAGGGAAAAAGCAAGAAGAAGAATTAACCAGGCTTACAGGTTTTACCGATGAGGCAGTTAAACAAGGCCATTCAACTAAATCAGTTGTGTTAGAAAACAGATTAATAGAAATTCCTCCCGAGTTAGTTGAAGAGTTTAAAGTTCCAAAGGATGGGAGAGTAGTATTATTAAAAAGAATTCGATTTTTAGATGAAGATCCCTATGCAATCGAAACAGCATACTTAAATCCTAATGCAGATATAAGGGTATTGAACATAATAGAAAGGGATATGTCAAAAGAATCGTTATATAGAATACTAACTAACGAATACGGGATAAAATTCACTCATGCTGTTGAAACTCTCGAGGTAACAAGTTTAAACAAAGAGCAAGCAAAATTTTTGTCCCAAAACGAAGGATCTATTGCTGCTTTGAGAACAAGATATACCTATATAGAAGATAAAAAGTGTATTGAATACGTAAAGTCAGTTTACAGAGGGGATAAATACAAGTTCAAGATAGTCAGAAAGGCATAA
- a CDS encoding SIS domain-containing protein, whose product MKVYYTFDEIKRIPNLLNRLNEFDFSFSKEKKYLFVGCGSSYNIGFIMKEIMNKNGYKAKVLTGGHGMLFDNMPDSDVAILITRTGESTETVQAAKKLRQKGIKTIGITSSKNSSITQQCEENITLDFTEEKSVVMTGSFVVILAMLLNGIEKNDYYNFSEKILEDSEKIIDQLALEKYEHFVFLGYDENYGISKEGALKLQEMALQYVEYHEPLEYRHGPISTLTNKTLVILNSKGRKEEKELIDDIERLGGKVLVISTDGHIKIPDMKGFEAPLRLIPIQYLGYKKAVQMGYNPDSPKNLSKSVKLGG is encoded by the coding sequence ATGAAAGTGTACTATACTTTTGATGAAATAAAAAGGATACCTAATCTCTTGAATAGGTTAAATGAGTTTGATTTTTCTTTTTCAAAAGAAAAAAAATACCTTTTTGTTGGATGTGGTTCTTCATATAACATTGGATTTATAATGAAAGAAATAATGAACAAAAATGGCTATAAAGCAAAAGTACTTACCGGTGGACATGGCATGCTTTTTGATAATATGCCTGATAGTGATGTTGCAATTTTAATAACCAGAACCGGTGAATCAACAGAAACTGTTCAAGCTGCAAAAAAATTGAGACAGAAAGGTATTAAAACCATAGGAATAACATCATCAAAGAATTCTTCAATTACTCAACAATGTGAAGAGAATATAACCTTAGATTTTACTGAAGAAAAAAGCGTGGTGATGACGGGTTCTTTTGTTGTTATACTGGCAATGTTGCTGAATGGAATAGAAAAAAATGATTATTATAATTTCAGTGAAAAAATCTTGGAAGATTCAGAAAAGATTATTGATCAATTAGCTTTAGAAAAGTACGAGCATTTTGTCTTTCTTGGATACGATGAAAATTATGGCATATCAAAAGAAGGCGCCCTTAAACTACAAGAGATGGCTTTACAGTACGTTGAATACCATGAGCCTTTAGAATACAGACATGGACCTATATCCACACTCACAAACAAAACGTTGGTTATCTTAAACTCAAAGGGTAGGAAAGAAGAGAAAGAATTGATCGATGATATCGAAAGGTTGGGTGGAAAAGTCCTAGTGATTTCTACTGATGGACACATTAAAATCCCGGATATGAAAGGATTTGAAGCTCCTCTAAGGCTCATCCCCATACAGTATTTAGGTTACAAAAAGGCTGTACAAATGGGGTACAATCCAGATTCACCTAAGAATCTTTCGAAGTCTGTTAAATTAGGCGGCTGA